In a single window of the Bacillus mycoides genome:
- a CDS encoding CheR family methyltransferase, whose translation MENKYYNFDPSVDMDKRTNLEIELLLEAVFKLSGFDFRQYARTSIYRRICNRMQLSNIPTISKLIEKVIHEEGFLEQLLNDFSINVTEMFRNPTFFKALREHVIPELKKYPEIRIWHAGCATGEEVLSMSILLHEEGLSEKAVIYATDMNTNVLEKAKQGILPLNKMQTYTKNYLQAGGTQAFSNYYSTDNRFAYFNPSLLQNIIFAQHNLVTDQSFNEFHIILCRNVLIYFTSKLQNQVQQLFYESLGHNGFLCLGNKETLRFSDIMPHYIQFNPNEQIYQKIQ comes from the coding sequence GTGGAAAATAAGTATTATAATTTTGATCCATCCGTAGATATGGATAAGCGTACGAACTTAGAAATTGAATTACTATTGGAAGCGGTATTTAAACTGTCAGGATTTGATTTTCGCCAATATGCTCGCACATCTATTTATAGAAGAATTTGTAATAGAATGCAGCTCTCTAATATCCCTACCATTTCAAAATTAATTGAAAAAGTAATTCATGAGGAAGGGTTTTTAGAACAGTTATTAAATGATTTCTCCATTAATGTAACTGAAATGTTCCGTAACCCTACTTTTTTTAAAGCGTTAAGAGAGCATGTTATTCCTGAATTAAAAAAGTATCCTGAAATTAGAATTTGGCATGCTGGATGCGCAACTGGTGAAGAAGTGTTATCAATGTCCATCTTACTTCACGAAGAAGGATTAAGTGAAAAAGCTGTTATTTACGCAACAGATATGAATACAAATGTATTAGAAAAAGCAAAACAAGGCATCCTTCCGTTAAATAAAATGCAAACTTATACGAAAAACTATTTACAAGCTGGAGGTACACAAGCATTTTCTAACTATTATTCAACAGATAATCGTTTTGCTTATTTTAATCCATCCCTTTTACAAAACATTATTTTTGCACAGCATAATTTAGTAACCGATCAATCTTTTAACGAATTTCATATTATACTTTGCCGTAACGTTTTAATTTACTTTACGAGTAAACTTCAAAACCAAGTACAGCAACTATTTTATGAAAGTTTAGGCCACAATGGATTCCTATGTTTAGGAAATAAAGAAACTCTTCGTTTTTCAGATATAATGCCGCATTATATCCAATTTAATCCTAACGAACAAATCTATCAAAAAATACAATAA
- a CDS encoding fused response regulator/phosphatase, translating to MSILIVDDNPVNIFVIEKILKQAGYQDLVSLNSAQELFEYIHFGKDSSRHNEIDLILLDIMMPEIDGLEVCRRLQNEEKFKDIPIIFVTALEDANKLAEALDIGAMDYITKPINKVELLARMRVALRLKSELNWHKEQEENLRNELDLATQVQRNLLSSPLREDHIKIEASYLPSFKLAGDMYYWYKIDENRYGIILLDVMGHGVSASLVCMFISSVLRETIKCLIDPELVIKDLNKYMTLLHNENDNIPYYFTAIYLVVNTENRTIEYVNAGHPSGYVLVDEENIIELDRGSCAVGFFDEIKVEKTVIPFEKNAQILLFTDGVLESIANDEFESEEKLRTFTERKWGDLEEEIEGFYKEEQKKTQSDDMCLIMIQTNAK from the coding sequence GTGTCCATTTTAATTGTCGATGATAATCCGGTTAACATCTTTGTAATTGAAAAAATTTTAAAACAAGCCGGATATCAGGATCTTGTATCGCTTAATTCTGCACAAGAGCTTTTCGAATACATCCATTTTGGAAAAGATTCTTCCAGGCATAATGAAATTGATTTAATACTATTAGATATCATGATGCCTGAGATTGATGGACTTGAAGTTTGTAGGCGATTACAAAACGAGGAGAAGTTTAAAGATATTCCTATTATTTTTGTAACAGCTTTAGAAGATGCGAATAAATTAGCTGAAGCGCTTGATATAGGTGCAATGGATTATATTACGAAACCTATAAATAAAGTTGAATTGTTAGCCCGTATGCGTGTGGCATTACGCTTGAAATCGGAATTAAATTGGCATAAAGAACAAGAGGAAAATCTTCGTAATGAATTAGATTTAGCTACACAAGTACAAAGAAACTTATTAAGTAGCCCATTAAGAGAAGATCATATAAAAATTGAAGCAAGTTACTTACCTTCATTCAAACTAGCTGGAGATATGTATTATTGGTATAAAATCGATGAAAACCGCTACGGTATTATATTATTAGATGTGATGGGACATGGTGTATCTGCTTCATTAGTTTGTATGTTTATTTCGTCTGTATTACGTGAAACGATTAAATGTTTAATCGATCCAGAACTCGTCATTAAAGACTTAAATAAATATATGACTCTTTTACATAATGAGAATGACAATATTCCATATTATTTTACAGCAATATACTTAGTAGTTAATACAGAAAATAGAACAATTGAATATGTAAATGCAGGACATCCTTCGGGATACGTTTTAGTTGATGAAGAGAATATAATTGAACTAGATCGTGGGAGTTGTGCGGTAGGATTTTTTGATGAAATAAAAGTCGAGAAGACAGTCATACCTTTTGAGAAAAACGCTCAAATATTATTGTTTACAGATGGTGTTCTTGAATCAATTGCAAATGATGAATTTGAGTCTGAAGAGAAGTTGCGTACTTTTACAGAAAGAAAATGGGGAGATTTAGAAGAAGAGATAGAAGGATTTTATAAGGAAGAACAGAAGAAAACTCAATCAGATGATATGTGTCTAATTATGATACAAACGAATGCGAAATAA
- a CDS encoding ferritin-like domain-containing protein translates to MSHDVKELIEGLNEDLAGEYSAIIMYNHNAATVSGIYRQVLKPFFESEISDEQGHALYLAEKIKTLGGTPTTIPLPVKQVKDVREMLEYARQSEYETIKRYETRKEQAAKLNMTELVVKLEDMIADETNHMEELDRLLNDKAMVLN, encoded by the coding sequence ATGTCACACGATGTGAAAGAACTAATCGAAGGATTGAATGAAGATTTAGCAGGAGAATACTCGGCAATTATTATGTACAACCATAATGCAGCTACAGTTTCTGGTATATATAGACAAGTGTTAAAACCTTTCTTTGAATCTGAAATTAGTGATGAACAAGGACATGCCCTATATTTAGCGGAGAAAATTAAGACGCTAGGTGGTACACCTACTACGATCCCTTTACCAGTGAAACAAGTAAAAGATGTTAGAGAAATGTTAGAATACGCTAGACAATCAGAATATGAAACAATTAAGCGTTATGAAACGAGAAAAGAACAGGCAGCGAAATTAAATATGACAGAGTTAGTTGTAAAGTTAGAAGATATGATTGCAGATGAAACAAATCATATGGAAGAATTAGATCGTCTTTTAAATGACAAAGCGATGGTGTTAAATTAA
- the sigB gene encoding RNA polymerase sigma factor SigB, with product MMEIQSQPTNLTKEDVIKLIAEFQQKQCDEAQERLVNHYKNLVYSIAYRYSKGGPMHEDIIQVGMLGLLGAIRRYDYSIGNAFEPFAIPTIVGEIKKYLRDKTWGIHVPRRIKDLGGKIKLAIEELTDHLQRSPKIIEIADHLGLSEEEVLEIMDAKNNYQVSSLDDVVENSSDGSSVARIESVGEVEQGYEQTERRLVLDDIFNVLNDTEKSVIHYIFGENLNQKDTGERLGISQMHVSRIKRQAISKLKQAAFLDT from the coding sequence ATGATGGAAATCCAATCTCAACCTACAAATCTTACTAAAGAAGACGTTATTAAACTAATTGCAGAATTCCAACAAAAACAATGTGATGAAGCGCAGGAAAGATTGGTTAATCATTATAAAAATCTCGTATATTCCATTGCATATCGCTATTCAAAAGGTGGGCCGATGCATGAGGATATTATACAAGTAGGAATGTTAGGACTCTTAGGCGCAATAAGAAGGTATGATTATTCGATAGGGAATGCTTTTGAGCCGTTTGCAATACCTACGATAGTAGGCGAAATAAAGAAGTATTTACGTGATAAAACTTGGGGTATTCATGTTCCAAGGCGAATTAAAGATTTAGGCGGAAAGATTAAACTTGCGATAGAGGAGCTAACAGATCACCTGCAACGTTCACCGAAGATTATAGAGATTGCAGATCATTTAGGACTATCCGAAGAGGAAGTGCTAGAAATTATGGATGCGAAAAATAATTATCAAGTATCTTCCTTAGATGATGTAGTTGAAAATTCATCTGATGGAAGTTCGGTAGCGAGAATTGAATCTGTAGGTGAAGTAGAGCAAGGATATGAACAGACAGAAAGACGTCTCGTTTTAGATGATATTTTTAACGTATTAAATGATACGGAAAAGAGTGTTATTCATTATATATTTGGAGAAAATTTAAATCAAAAGGATACAGGAGAGCGGTTAGGTATTTCACAAATGCACGTTTCTCGTATTAAAAGACAAGCGATAAGTAAATTGAAGCAAGCAGCGTTTTTAGATACATAA
- the rsbW gene encoding anti-sigma B factor RsbW gives MMEKFEKIEMKIPAKAEYVAIIRLTMAGVANRMGFAYDDIEDMKIAISEACTNIVQHAYKEDVGEITIVFGLYEDRLEIMVADNGVSFDFSTLKSKVGPYDINKPVEHLPENGLGLYLINTLMDDIQIMHDEGMTVLMTKYIQREQVENDGNPISTYKSY, from the coding sequence ATGATGGAGAAATTTGAAAAGATAGAAATGAAAATTCCTGCAAAAGCAGAATATGTGGCTATTATTCGTTTAACAATGGCTGGTGTTGCGAATCGAATGGGCTTTGCTTATGACGATATAGAAGATATGAAAATTGCTATTAGTGAAGCATGTACAAACATTGTACAACATGCATATAAAGAAGACGTTGGAGAAATTACAATTGTCTTTGGTCTATATGAAGATCGATTAGAAATTATGGTTGCGGATAATGGAGTTAGCTTTGATTTTAGCACCTTAAAAAGTAAAGTTGGTCCGTATGATATTAATAAGCCAGTAGAACATTTGCCGGAAAATGGTTTAGGTTTATATTTAATAAATACGTTAATGGATGATATACAAATTATGCATGATGAGGGCATGACAGTTTTAATGACAAAATATATACAAAGAGAGCAGGTGGAGAATGATGGAAATCCAATCTCAACCTACAAATCTTACTAA
- the rsbV gene encoding anti sigma b factor antagonist RsbV, whose translation MMNLAINILQNDLGYTVQLNGEIDAYTASDLKNKVMPIASEKEVYIVVDFNKVDYMDSTGLGVFIALLKAIKKNDGKLEFIGVSKRLKRLFDITGLTEILNLNSDFEKVERR comes from the coding sequence ATGATGAATTTGGCAATAAATATTTTGCAAAATGATTTAGGTTATACAGTACAACTTAATGGTGAGATTGATGCGTATACGGCATCAGATTTAAAAAATAAGGTAATGCCTATTGCAAGTGAGAAAGAGGTTTATATAGTAGTAGATTTTAATAAGGTAGATTATATGGATAGTACAGGTTTAGGCGTTTTTATAGCGCTATTAAAAGCAATTAAGAAAAATGATGGAAAACTAGAGTTTATTGGTGTATCTAAAAGACTAAAAAGATTATTTGATATTACAGGACTAACAGAAATATTAAATTTGAATTCAGATTTTGAAAAAGTAGAAAGAAGGTGA
- a CDS encoding GlsB/YeaQ/YmgE family stress response membrane protein: MGLIITCIVGGLIGMLAGMITGKDFPLGIVGNVIAGLIGSWVGSALFGHWGPEWGGIFILPALLGAIVFILIVTFFSRMLRKA, translated from the coding sequence GTGGGACTTATTATTACGTGTATTGTAGGTGGACTTATTGGTATGTTAGCTGGAATGATTACGGGAAAAGACTTTCCTTTAGGCATAGTTGGTAATGTTATTGCTGGATTAATCGGATCTTGGGTAGGTAGTGCCTTATTTGGTCACTGGGGCCCTGAATGGGGAGGTATCTTTATTCTTCCAGCTTTATTAGGTGCAATCGTCTTTATTTTAATCGTTACATTCTTTTCTAGAATGCTAAGGAAAGCGTAA